A DNA window from Rhodococcus sp. Z13 contains the following coding sequences:
- a CDS encoding DUF4245 domain-containing protein yields MASNKPRILQGTRDMMWSLVALLVLCMLIAAIASQCEFKPGGPTAGPAPTFDIDAGLDYDAKELGFPIRHPEVPEDWQPNSGSRSIISGAEGGDSSTVGFITPGGRYVRFTQSDAGEDELVRFVAGGPRTATDVRAIDGRDWVVYGGEDVEAIWVSDFGDVRILIGGSGDQEEFTLLAAAAGRAEPLQS; encoded by the coding sequence GTGGCATCCAACAAACCTCGCATTCTGCAGGGCACGCGCGACATGATGTGGTCGCTGGTCGCGCTGCTCGTGCTGTGCATGCTCATCGCTGCGATCGCCAGCCAGTGCGAATTCAAGCCGGGTGGTCCCACCGCCGGGCCGGCGCCGACCTTCGACATCGACGCCGGGCTCGACTACGACGCGAAGGAACTGGGGTTCCCGATCCGCCACCCCGAGGTGCCCGAGGACTGGCAGCCGAACTCCGGTAGCCGCAGCATCATCTCCGGCGCCGAGGGCGGCGACTCGAGCACCGTCGGGTTCATCACCCCCGGCGGCCGCTACGTGCGGTTCACGCAGTCGGACGCCGGTGAGGACGAACTCGTGCGGTTCGTCGCCGGCGGACCCCGCACCGCCACCGACGTCCGTGCGATCGACGGCCGCGACTGGGTGGTCTACGGCGGCGAGGACGTCGAGGCGATCTGGGTGTCCGACTTCGGGGACGTGCGCATCCTGATCGGCGGATCCGGCGATCAGGAGGAGTTCACGCTCCTCGCCGCGGCGGCCGGCCGGGCGGAGCCGCTCCAGTCCTGA
- the xseA gene encoding exodeoxyribonuclease VII large subunit, with translation MTEGQAGRPNSPEQPWPVRTVAQKVAGWIDRLGTIWVEGQITQINARPGTRTAFLTLRDPSVDMSLQVTCSPQLLQQAPVPLTEGSRVVVFGKMTFWPGRGSLALRVTEIRAVGIGELLARLERLRALLAAEGLFDPRLKRPLPFLPQRIGLITSRGSAAERDVLSVARRRWPAVRFDVRHATVQGPTAVPQIIDALEALDADPDVDVIVLARGGGSVEDLLPFSDEALCRAIAACTTPVVSAIGHEPDSPLCDHVADLRAATPTDAAKLVVPDAVAEQDLVDELRARSAAALRNWVRREEHVIAQLRGRPVLAAPFRDLDRRYDEIDRLREAGRRDVGRLIAAESSDLEHLGARLATLGPAATLARGYAVVQRIVPGGDPEVVRALDEMPIGTQLRVRVADGAARAAVMGHER, from the coding sequence GTGACGGAAGGGCAGGCCGGACGGCCGAACTCCCCCGAGCAGCCGTGGCCGGTGCGGACCGTGGCTCAGAAGGTGGCCGGGTGGATCGACCGGCTCGGCACCATCTGGGTCGAAGGACAGATCACGCAGATCAACGCCCGGCCCGGGACACGCACGGCGTTCCTGACCCTGCGCGACCCCTCGGTCGACATGTCGCTGCAGGTGACCTGTTCACCGCAGCTGCTGCAGCAGGCGCCGGTGCCGCTCACCGAGGGCAGCCGGGTGGTGGTCTTCGGCAAGATGACGTTCTGGCCCGGCCGGGGCAGCCTGGCGTTGCGGGTGACGGAGATCCGGGCCGTCGGTATCGGTGAGCTGCTCGCACGACTCGAACGGTTGCGGGCGCTGCTGGCGGCGGAGGGATTGTTCGATCCCCGGCTCAAGCGCCCCCTGCCGTTCCTGCCGCAGCGCATCGGGCTGATCACCAGCCGTGGCAGCGCCGCCGAACGCGACGTCCTGTCGGTGGCGCGGCGCCGCTGGCCGGCGGTGCGGTTCGACGTCCGGCACGCCACGGTGCAGGGACCGACGGCGGTACCGCAGATCATCGACGCCCTCGAGGCGCTCGACGCCGACCCGGACGTGGACGTGATCGTCCTGGCCCGCGGTGGCGGCAGCGTCGAGGACCTGCTGCCGTTCTCCGACGAGGCACTGTGCCGCGCGATCGCGGCGTGCACGACACCGGTGGTCAGCGCGATCGGGCACGAGCCGGACAGTCCGCTCTGCGATCACGTTGCCGACCTGCGGGCCGCCACCCCCACCGACGCCGCCAAGCTGGTGGTGCCGGACGCCGTCGCCGAGCAGGACCTCGTCGACGAACTGCGGGCCCGGTCCGCGGCGGCGCTGCGCAACTGGGTGCGCCGGGAGGAACACGTGATCGCGCAGCTGCGGGGCCGCCCGGTGCTGGCGGCGCCCTTCCGCGATCTCGACCGGCGGTACGACGAGATCGACCGGCTGCGGGAGGCGGGGCGACGCGACGTGGGGCGGCTGATCGCCGCCGAGTCGTCGGACCTGGAACACCTGGGCGCCCGCCTGGCGACGCTGGGACCGGCCGCGACGCTGGCGCGTGGCTACGCGGTGGTGCAGCGGATCGTGCCGGGCGGCGACCCCGAGGTGGTGCGCGCGCTCGACGAGATGCCCATCGGCACACAATTGCGGGTGCGGGTGGCCGACGGTGCCGCCCGCGCAGCCGTCATGGGACACGAACGGTAG
- the glpX gene encoding class II fructose-bisphosphatase, whose translation MTASTPRREAPDRNLALELVRVTEAAAMAAGRWVGRGDKEGGDGAAVDAMRHMVSSVSMQGVVVIGEGEKDEAPMLYNGEEVGNGDGPLCDVAVDPIDGTTLMSKGAPGAIAVLAVAERGAMFDPSAVFYMEKIAVGPEAADVIDITAPIAENIRRVAKAKNIAHGDLTVTILDRPRHAQIIKEVREAGARIRLIADGDVAGAIAAARPGSGVDMLLGIGGTPEGIIAAAAMRCMGGALQGRLAPKDDAERQKAIDAGHDLDRVLTTTDLVTGENIFFCATGVTDGELLRGVRYTAGGAETQSIVMRSKSGTVRMIEAYHRLQKLSEFSSIDFHGVDGSQPPMP comes from the coding sequence ATGACGGCCAGCACCCCACGCCGCGAAGCTCCGGACCGAAATCTCGCACTCGAACTGGTTCGCGTCACAGAGGCCGCGGCGATGGCGGCAGGCCGCTGGGTCGGACGCGGCGACAAGGAAGGCGGCGACGGTGCCGCTGTCGACGCGATGCGGCACATGGTGAGCTCGGTGTCGATGCAGGGTGTCGTCGTGATCGGTGAGGGCGAGAAGGACGAAGCGCCCATGCTGTACAACGGCGAGGAGGTCGGCAACGGCGACGGCCCGCTGTGCGACGTCGCGGTCGATCCGATCGACGGCACGACCCTCATGTCGAAGGGCGCTCCCGGCGCGATCGCGGTGCTCGCCGTCGCCGAGCGCGGCGCGATGTTCGATCCGTCCGCCGTGTTCTACATGGAGAAGATCGCCGTCGGCCCCGAGGCCGCCGACGTCATCGACATCACCGCCCCGATCGCGGAGAACATCCGCCGCGTCGCGAAGGCTAAGAACATCGCGCACGGCGACCTGACCGTGACGATCCTCGACCGTCCGCGCCACGCGCAGATCATCAAGGAGGTACGCGAGGCGGGTGCCCGCATCCGTCTGATCGCCGACGGTGACGTCGCCGGCGCCATCGCTGCGGCCCGTCCGGGTTCGGGTGTCGACATGCTGCTCGGCATCGGTGGTACCCCCGAGGGCATCATCGCCGCGGCCGCGATGCGCTGCATGGGTGGTGCGCTGCAGGGCCGCCTGGCGCCGAAGGACGACGCCGAGCGTCAGAAGGCGATCGACGCCGGCCACGATCTCGACCGTGTCCTCACCACCACCGATCTGGTCACCGGCGAGAACATCTTCTTCTGCGCAACCGGTGTCACCGACGGTGAGCTGCTGCGCGGTGTCCGCTACACCGCCGGTGGCGCGGAGACGCAGTCGATCGTGATGCGCAGCAAGTCGGGCACGGTGCGCATGATCGAGGCGTACCACCGGCTGCAGAAGCTCAGCGAGTTCTCGTCGATCGACTTCCACGGGGTCGACGGCTCGCAGCCGCCCATGCCGTGA
- a CDS encoding exodeoxyribonuclease VII small subunit — protein sequence MTDTQAGTPAGDPNADVREFGYERARDELVNVVKMLEQGGLDLDDSLQLWERGEALAKRCEEHLAGARERVERVLAEVDEDDYTDEDDFDE from the coding sequence GTGACCGATACGCAGGCCGGAACTCCGGCGGGTGACCCCAATGCCGACGTGCGGGAGTTCGGCTACGAACGCGCGCGCGACGAGCTCGTCAACGTCGTGAAGATGCTCGAGCAGGGCGGCCTCGACCTCGACGACTCGCTGCAGCTGTGGGAGCGCGGCGAGGCGCTCGCCAAGCGTTGCGAGGAGCACCTCGCGGGGGCGCGGGAACGCGTCGAGCGGGTGCTGGCCGAGGTCGACGAGGACGACTACACGGACGAGGACGACTTCGACGAGTGA
- a CDS encoding lipid droplet-associated protein, with protein sequence MIRPPFLARVAAGVAVTAYEETLKLPSTAVSLPMTTVSQILQTTMRVQQVLTSLAIKGDQVFEIFGAAPEETAGWATFDDDTSGGAAPATTPRTTATETATKVGAETPHAATGRFALYSIPPATENGDSGAKPTGDAASAPAAAPKAPARKAAKKTAGTKSTAKKATSTAKKAAAEAAGDRPEIVEYLDYDSLTLAQLRARLRTLSVEELTTLLDYENSHAARPPFVTMLSNRISTARNK encoded by the coding sequence ATGATCCGTCCTCCGTTCCTGGCGCGGGTGGCTGCCGGCGTGGCAGTCACCGCATACGAAGAGACCCTCAAACTGCCGAGCACCGCCGTGTCGCTGCCGATGACGACGGTCAGCCAGATCCTGCAGACCACGATGCGTGTGCAGCAGGTCCTGACCTCGCTGGCGATCAAGGGCGACCAGGTCTTCGAGATCTTCGGTGCCGCGCCGGAGGAGACGGCCGGATGGGCGACCTTCGACGACGACACCTCCGGTGGTGCGGCGCCGGCTACCACGCCCCGGACGACGGCGACCGAGACCGCCACGAAGGTCGGCGCCGAGACCCCCCATGCTGCGACCGGGCGTTTCGCCCTGTACTCGATCCCGCCGGCGACGGAGAACGGCGACTCCGGCGCGAAGCCCACCGGCGATGCCGCGAGCGCTCCTGCCGCGGCACCGAAGGCCCCGGCCCGGAAGGCCGCGAAGAAGACGGCCGGCACGAAGTCCACCGCGAAGAAGGCCACGTCCACCGCGAAGAAAGCGGCGGCCGAGGCCGCGGGCGACCGTCCCGAGATCGTCGAGTACCTCGATTACGACTCGCTGACCCTCGCCCAGCTGCGCGCCCGCCTGCGCACGCTCTCGGTGGAGGAACTGACGACGCTGCTCGACTACGAGAACTCCCACGCCGCGCGTCCTCCGTTCGTGACGATGCTGTCCAACCGGATCTCGACCGCGCGTAACAAGTGA
- a CDS encoding class II fumarate hydratase, whose amino-acid sequence MTDTEQSSQQFRIERDTMGEVRVPVDALWRAQTQRAVENFPISGRGLERAQIRALGLLKSACARVNEELGLLDPAKAAAIVAAADAIAAGEHDDQFPIDVFQTGSGTSSNMNANEVIASLAAKAGVTVHPNDDVNMSQSSNDTFPTATHVAATEATVKDLVPALGHLHGALAGKAEEWGTVVKSGRTHLMDAVPVTLGQEFGGYARQIEAGIERLQATLPRLGELPIGGTAVGTGLNAPADFGPRVVAVLVETTGLSDLRPARNRFEAQAARDGLVELSGALRTIAVSLTKIANDIRWMGSGPLTGLAEIRLPDLQPGSSIMPGKVNPVLPEAVTQVAAQVVGNDAAVAWGGAAGAFELNVYIPMMARNVLESIRLLANVSRLFADRCVSGLIANEEHLRTLAESSPSIVTPLNSAIGYEEAAAVAKEALRDKKTIRQAVVDRGLVGDRLSEEELDRRLDVLAMTRVDEES is encoded by the coding sequence ATGACCGACACCGAACAGTCTTCTCAGCAGTTCCGTATCGAACGCGACACGATGGGTGAGGTCCGGGTTCCGGTCGACGCCTTGTGGCGCGCCCAGACCCAGCGTGCCGTCGAGAACTTCCCGATCTCGGGTCGTGGTCTCGAACGCGCGCAGATCCGCGCGCTCGGTCTGCTCAAGAGCGCCTGCGCGCGCGTGAACGAGGAACTGGGTCTGCTCGACCCGGCGAAGGCCGCGGCGATCGTGGCCGCCGCCGACGCGATCGCCGCCGGTGAGCACGACGACCAGTTCCCGATCGACGTCTTCCAGACGGGTTCGGGTACGAGCTCGAACATGAACGCCAACGAGGTCATCGCGTCGCTCGCCGCGAAGGCCGGGGTGACGGTCCACCCGAACGACGACGTCAACATGTCGCAGTCGTCGAACGACACTTTCCCCACCGCGACGCACGTCGCGGCGACGGAGGCGACGGTCAAGGACCTCGTTCCCGCCCTCGGGCACCTCCACGGTGCGCTCGCCGGGAAGGCCGAGGAGTGGGGGACCGTCGTCAAGTCCGGTCGCACGCACCTGATGGACGCCGTGCCGGTGACGCTCGGGCAGGAGTTCGGTGGCTACGCCCGCCAGATCGAGGCGGGGATCGAGCGGCTGCAGGCGACGCTCCCCCGCCTGGGTGAGCTCCCCATCGGCGGGACCGCGGTCGGCACGGGCCTCAACGCCCCGGCGGACTTCGGACCGCGGGTGGTGGCGGTGCTCGTCGAGACCACGGGACTGTCCGATCTGCGGCCCGCCCGCAATCGTTTCGAAGCGCAGGCCGCTCGCGACGGTCTGGTCGAGCTGTCCGGGGCGCTGCGCACGATCGCGGTGTCGCTGACGAAGATCGCCAACGACATCCGCTGGATGGGGTCCGGGCCGCTCACCGGTCTCGCGGAGATCAGGCTTCCCGACCTGCAGCCGGGCAGCTCGATCATGCCGGGCAAGGTCAATCCCGTTCTGCCCGAGGCCGTCACGCAGGTCGCCGCGCAGGTCGTCGGGAACGACGCCGCGGTGGCGTGGGGCGGTGCCGCCGGTGCCTTCGAGCTCAACGTCTACATCCCGATGATGGCCCGCAACGTTCTCGAGTCGATCCGCTTGCTGGCCAACGTCTCCCGGCTGTTCGCCGACCGGTGCGTGAGCGGTCTGATCGCGAACGAGGAGCATCTGCGCACGCTCGCCGAGTCGTCGCCGTCCATCGTGACGCCGCTCAACTCCGCGATCGGATACGAGGAGGCCGCCGCGGTCGCGAAGGAGGCGCTGCGGGACAAGAAGACGATCCGTCAGGCGGTGGTGGACCGCGGGCTCGTCGGCGACCGGTTGAGCGAGGAGGAACTGGACCGCCGCCTCGATGTGCTGGCGATGACGCGGGTGGACGAGGAGTCCTGA
- a CDS encoding 4-hydroxy-3-methylbut-2-enyl diphosphate reductase, whose product MSAPVPLQVGITRSAGTSASGKRVLLAEPRGYCAGVDRAVETVEKALDKYGAPIYVRKEIVHNRHVVDTLADRGVIFVDETDEVPEGAVLVFSAHGVSPAVHEAAASRSLRTIDATCPLVTKVHQEAKRFARDDYDILLIGHEGHEEVEGTAGEAPDHVQLVDGPDAVDSVTVRDPSKVIWLSQTTLSVDETMETVQRLRRKFPQLQDPPSDDICYATQNRQVAVKAMAPECDLVIVVGSRNSSNSVRLVEVALGAGAKAAHLVDYAKEIEPAWLEGVETIGITSGASVPEILVQGVVEFLDQHGFHDVQTVTTANETLVFALPRELRASRR is encoded by the coding sequence ATGTCTGCGCCTGTTCCACTGCAAGTCGGGATCACACGGTCCGCCGGTACCTCCGCCTCCGGAAAGCGCGTCCTGCTCGCCGAACCCCGCGGTTACTGCGCCGGCGTCGACCGCGCCGTCGAGACCGTGGAGAAGGCGCTGGACAAGTACGGGGCGCCGATCTACGTCCGCAAGGAGATCGTCCACAACCGCCACGTCGTCGACACCCTCGCCGACCGCGGCGTGATCTTCGTCGACGAGACCGATGAGGTCCCCGAAGGGGCGGTCCTGGTGTTCTCCGCCCACGGTGTGTCCCCGGCCGTGCACGAGGCCGCGGCCTCCCGCAGCCTGCGCACCATCGACGCGACCTGCCCGCTGGTGACCAAGGTCCACCAGGAGGCCAAGCGCTTCGCCCGCGACGACTACGACATCCTGCTCATCGGCCACGAGGGCCACGAGGAGGTCGAAGGAACCGCCGGTGAGGCCCCCGACCACGTGCAGCTCGTCGACGGACCCGACGCCGTCGACTCGGTGACGGTGCGCGACCCCTCCAAGGTGATCTGGCTCTCCCAGACCACTCTCAGCGTCGACGAGACCATGGAGACGGTGCAGCGTCTGCGCCGGAAGTTCCCGCAGCTGCAGGACCCGCCGAGCGACGACATCTGCTACGCCACCCAGAACCGGCAGGTCGCGGTGAAGGCGATGGCGCCCGAATGCGATCTGGTGATCGTGGTCGGCTCGCGCAACTCGTCGAACTCCGTGCGGCTCGTAGAAGTGGCGCTCGGTGCGGGCGCGAAGGCCGCGCACCTGGTGGACTACGCCAAGGAGATCGAACCGGCATGGCTCGAGGGCGTCGAGACCATCGGCATCACCTCGGGTGCATCGGTGCCGGAGATCCTCGTCCAGGGCGTTGTCGAGTTCCTCGACCAGCACGGCTTCCACGACGTGCAGACGGTGACCACCGCCAACGAGACCCTGGTGTTCGCGCTGCCGCGTGAGCTGCGTGCATCGCGCCGCTGA